Proteins found in one Serratia plymuthica genomic segment:
- a CDS encoding YnhF family membrane protein: protein MDTDLKMSLFTTVCALAVIIAFSFTAALN, encoded by the coding sequence ATGGATACCGATCTGAAAATGTCACTGTTCACGACTGTGTGCGCGCTGGCCGTTATTATTGCTTTTAGCTTCACTGCGGCGTTGAACTGA
- a CDS encoding C40 family peptidase, whose product MRLILTLFVLLFTQLFLNLAHAAPQARVAAEQRKSHVNEARPDDRKKKKAAKASKKVKVTATPKTAKVSKAKTEKTAKKIVSAKSKHSTQKIAKIKVTPPKKGYKKGYGRHREAGMATAKLVRDDKPLKLSPAHKKRYQHAKQTAMAKLMDQMGKPYRWGGTSPRTGFDCSGLIYYAYKDVVKIKMPRTANEMYHLRDAAPIKKNELESGDLVFFRINNRGMADHVGVYLGNGKFIQSPRTGEEIRISQLDNDYWQNHYIGARRVVTPKTIR is encoded by the coding sequence ATGCGTTTAATTCTTACGCTTTTTGTGCTGTTGTTTACACAGCTATTCTTAAATCTGGCGCACGCTGCGCCACAGGCGCGTGTTGCCGCCGAGCAGCGCAAAAGCCACGTTAATGAAGCTCGTCCGGATGACCGCAAGAAAAAGAAAGCGGCAAAGGCCAGCAAAAAAGTGAAAGTCACTGCTACGCCAAAAACTGCCAAGGTTTCCAAAGCCAAAACAGAAAAAACCGCTAAAAAGATCGTTAGCGCCAAATCGAAACACTCAACCCAGAAAATAGCCAAAATCAAAGTAACCCCACCGAAAAAGGGCTACAAAAAAGGCTATGGCCGCCATCGGGAAGCCGGTATGGCCACCGCCAAACTGGTGCGTGACGATAAGCCATTGAAACTCAGCCCGGCGCACAAAAAGCGCTATCAGCACGCCAAGCAAACCGCCATGGCCAAGCTGATGGATCAAATGGGCAAACCTTATCGCTGGGGCGGCACCTCGCCAAGAACCGGTTTCGACTGCAGCGGCCTGATTTATTACGCCTATAAAGACGTCGTGAAAATCAAGATGCCGCGTACCGCCAACGAAATGTATCACCTGCGCGATGCGGCGCCGATCAAGAAAAACGAACTGGAAAGCGGTGACCTGGTGTTCTTCCGCATCAACAACCGCGGCATGGCCGATCATGTCGGCGTCTATCTGGGCAACGGCAAATTCATTCAGTCACCGCGTACCGGCGAGGAAATCCGTATCAGCCAGTTGGACAACGACTACTGGCAAAACCACTATATCGGCGCACGCCGTGTAGTAACGCCGAAAACCATTCGATAA
- a CDS encoding Grx4 family monothiol glutaredoxin encodes MTTIEKIQQQIGENPILLYMKGSPKLPNCGFSAQAVQALSACGERFAYVDILQNPDIRSELPKYANWPTFPQLWVDGELVGGCDIIMEMYQRGELQQLIKETAEKYKEQEDQQP; translated from the coding sequence ATGACGACGATTGAAAAAATTCAACAGCAGATCGGTGAGAACCCTATTCTGCTGTACATGAAAGGTTCACCGAAATTGCCAAACTGCGGTTTCTCTGCGCAAGCGGTGCAGGCGCTGTCTGCCTGTGGCGAACGCTTTGCCTACGTTGATATTCTGCAGAACCCGGATATCCGTTCCGAGTTGCCGAAATACGCCAACTGGCCGACTTTCCCGCAGTTGTGGGTAGACGGTGAGCTGGTAGGCGGCTGCGATATCATCATGGAGATGTATCAGCGCGGCGAACTGCAGCAGTTGATCAAAGAAACTGCAGAGAAGTATAAAGAGCAAGAAGACCAGCAGCCATAA
- the rnt gene encoding ribonuclease T — protein sequence MRAVFDEDKKLMAEKSDLNALSGRFRGFYPVVIDIETAGFNAKTDALLEIAAVTLKMDEEGWLQQDETLHFHVEPFEGANLQPEALAFNGIDPHNPLRGAVSEYDALHSIFKAVRKGIKDRGCNRAIIVAHNANFDHSFLMAAAERASLKRNPFHPFATFDTAALSGLVLGQTVLAKACIAANIPFDSTQAHSALYDTEQTAQLFCELVNRWKRLGGWPLAIGDTDTTL from the coding sequence ATGCGCGCTGTATTCGATGAAGATAAGAAACTGATGGCCGAAAAAAGTGATCTTAACGCCCTGAGTGGTCGTTTTCGTGGGTTTTATCCCGTAGTTATAGATATAGAAACCGCCGGATTTAATGCCAAAACCGACGCGCTGCTGGAGATTGCCGCCGTTACGTTAAAAATGGACGAAGAAGGCTGGTTGCAGCAGGATGAAACCCTGCACTTTCACGTTGAACCTTTTGAAGGCGCCAACCTGCAACCCGAAGCGCTGGCATTCAACGGTATCGATCCCCATAACCCGCTGCGTGGCGCAGTCAGTGAATACGACGCGCTGCACAGCATTTTTAAAGCGGTGCGTAAAGGCATCAAGGATCGCGGCTGTAACCGGGCGATTATCGTGGCGCACAACGCCAATTTTGATCACAGCTTTCTCATGGCCGCAGCGGAGCGCGCAAGTCTGAAGCGCAATCCTTTCCACCCGTTCGCCACCTTTGACACCGCAGCGCTGAGCGGGCTGGTGTTGGGGCAAACCGTGTTGGCCAAAGCCTGTATTGCCGCCAATATTCCGTTCGACAGCACTCAGGCGCATTCGGCCCTGTACGACACCGAACAAACGGCTCAACTGTTCTGCGAACTGGTTAACCGCTGGAAACGCCTTGGCGGATGGCCACTGGCCATCGGTGATACTGACACTACCCTATAG
- the gloA gene encoding lactoylglutathione lyase gives MRLLHTMIRVGDLQRSIDFYTKVLGMRLLRTSENPEYKYSLAFVGYTDESEGAVIELTYNWGTDSYEMGTAFGHLALGVDDVAATCDSIRNAGGKVSREAGPVKGGTTIIAFVEDPDGYKIELIENKHAGQGLGH, from the coding sequence ATGCGCTTACTCCATACCATGATCCGCGTCGGTGACCTGCAACGCTCCATCGACTTCTATACCAAGGTATTAGGCATGCGCCTGCTGCGCACCAGCGAGAACCCTGAATACAAATACTCGTTGGCATTTGTCGGTTATACCGATGAAAGCGAAGGCGCAGTGATTGAGCTGACCTATAACTGGGGCACCGATAGCTACGAGATGGGCACCGCGTTCGGCCATCTGGCACTGGGCGTCGACGATGTGGCCGCCACCTGCGACAGCATTCGTAACGCCGGCGGTAAAGTGAGCCGTGAAGCCGGCCCGGTCAAAGGCGGCACCACGATTATCGCCTTTGTCGAAGATCCGGACGGCTACAAGATCGAACTGATCGAGAACAAACATGCCGGTCAGGGTCTCGGCCACTGA
- the idi gene encoding isopentenyl-diphosphate Delta-isomerase: MEEMLILVDKKDNSIGSEGKLSVHQQGLLHRAFSIFIFDSKGQLLLQQRARSKYHSAGLWTNSCCGHPRWGEATQAAAQRRLQEEMGFSTRLRKVSSFTYHAEVPGDLIEHEFDHIFVGLFDGQLQVNPEEVDGWAWIGIRQIADKVATNPDSFTVWFKEIIKNTHSDTLEGWAKIASR, encoded by the coding sequence ATGGAAGAAATGCTGATTCTGGTTGATAAAAAAGATAATTCTATTGGTTCTGAAGGGAAACTATCTGTTCATCAACAGGGGTTATTACATCGTGCATTTTCGATATTTATATTTGATAGTAAAGGTCAATTGTTGCTGCAGCAAAGAGCGCGCAGCAAATATCATTCGGCTGGGTTGTGGACCAACAGCTGTTGCGGGCACCCGCGCTGGGGAGAGGCCACCCAGGCTGCGGCGCAGCGAAGGCTACAGGAAGAGATGGGTTTTAGCACTCGGTTACGGAAGGTTTCCAGTTTTACCTACCATGCGGAAGTGCCGGGCGATTTAATTGAGCATGAATTTGACCATATTTTTGTTGGATTGTTTGATGGCCAACTGCAGGTTAATCCTGAGGAAGTCGATGGCTGGGCGTGGATCGGTATTCGGCAAATAGCCGATAAAGTAGCGACTAATCCTGACTCTTTCACCGTATGGTTCAAAGAAATAATAAAAAACACCCATTCAGATACGCTGGAAGGTTGGGCAAAAATCGCCTCCCGCTAA
- a CDS encoding SAM-dependent methyltransferase yields MSNLSETQYSDSVYLQNQPYQVIRDKNIDGYEEKVVQAYCEEPDRWRKAIGDTLLFQFGVYDNDGASLTPLLKFKPTASLDSAGVRYFEQQLFLAGVTGSERPAMRRILDIGCGWGYILKHLADRYPECRRLDGINVSGQQLNYCSRFHAEQGLRDRINLFQCNAQDIDLLPGREQPYDLVIMRGVISHFSGELFERVMDKLWQRVSPGGTVIISDNLYKIDLATYQSDTLDTVDRLACNHRKTPGYFFSVLEKSGFIIQDKRVLPSDADATKWLLDIRNNIERHFPDGAGGALEELRVMCENLAVAIVKNKFSIYSTILKRP; encoded by the coding sequence ATGAGCAATCTGTCTGAAACTCAATATTCCGATTCGGTGTATCTACAGAACCAGCCTTACCAGGTGATCCGGGATAAAAACATCGACGGTTACGAAGAGAAAGTGGTGCAAGCCTACTGCGAAGAACCGGATCGCTGGCGTAAGGCCATCGGCGATACGTTGCTGTTCCAGTTTGGGGTGTATGACAACGACGGGGCGTCCCTGACCCCGTTGTTGAAATTCAAACCTACGGCCTCTCTGGATAGCGCCGGTGTGCGTTATTTCGAGCAGCAGCTGTTTTTGGCCGGCGTGACCGGCAGCGAGCGACCGGCCATGCGCCGCATTTTGGATATTGGTTGCGGATGGGGCTATATCCTCAAGCATTTGGCGGACCGTTATCCAGAATGCCGGCGTTTGGATGGGATTAATGTGAGCGGTCAGCAGCTTAATTACTGTTCCCGATTTCATGCCGAGCAAGGGCTCAGGGATCGCATCAACCTATTTCAGTGCAATGCGCAGGATATCGACCTTTTACCCGGCAGGGAGCAACCTTACGACCTGGTAATCATGCGCGGCGTTATTTCGCATTTTTCCGGTGAGCTTTTCGAAAGGGTGATGGATAAGCTGTGGCAACGCGTGTCGCCAGGCGGCACGGTGATTATTTCGGACAATCTGTACAAGATTGATCTTGCGACATATCAATCTGACACCCTGGATACTGTTGACCGATTGGCGTGTAATCATCGGAAAACGCCTGGGTATTTTTTCTCCGTTTTGGAAAAAAGCGGTTTCATCATTCAAGACAAAAGAGTGTTGCCCAGTGATGCCGATGCAACCAAATGGTTACTGGATATTCGCAATAACATCGAAAGGCATTTTCCTGACGGTGCGGGCGGCGCTTTGGAGGAACTGCGCGTGATGTGTGAAAACCTGGCGGTCGCGATAGTTAAAAACAAGTTTTCTATTTATAGCACTATCCTGAAACGGCCTTGA
- a CDS encoding terpene synthase family protein yields the protein MSKAPNFVQTLSGKPRLGDKIYHPDFLLTLQPLWHPDHDAAEAQVALTDSPYILAHYGSQKAVDHYLSMSMPSFGGLCYPHAKKDRIYYTERMMSITTLIDDTTTNPDVLGDQQKQAELRHHYFDAIAGIRPPDSFPIAQLLYEGLLPIKAQLASNPRVWQRLETSMHTMIDRQTDSLALQMDTLTFDRYLELRRIDNYGDWAAMMTEYAIDVDMTDVLAAEESLGVARTAAIDSITLVNDPYSFRKEIHIADSVNSVWLLMYLEGLTLQQSLDKLAGIVRENEQKLINARDKVLAGPFGERIDVRRYLTELEHLASGNAEFHAISTRYFGKDFKGKRFISGEVTIKPLPSTDEIAAADIAERQATRRG from the coding sequence ATGTCCAAGGCGCCCAACTTCGTTCAGACTTTATCAGGTAAGCCCAGGTTAGGGGATAAGATATACCACCCAGACTTTCTCCTCACATTGCAGCCTCTGTGGCACCCCGATCATGATGCTGCCGAAGCGCAGGTCGCGCTTACCGATAGTCCTTATATTTTAGCGCATTACGGCAGCCAAAAGGCAGTTGATCATTATTTATCAATGAGCATGCCTTCATTTGGCGGGCTATGTTATCCACATGCCAAAAAAGACCGGATTTACTATACGGAGCGGATGATGAGCATCACGACTCTGATAGATGACACCACCACCAACCCCGACGTCCTCGGGGACCAACAAAAACAAGCCGAACTTCGGCATCATTACTTCGATGCCATAGCCGGTATCCGCCCCCCTGATAGTTTCCCAATCGCGCAGTTGTTGTATGAAGGGTTACTCCCGATAAAGGCGCAACTCGCGTCGAACCCCCGGGTTTGGCAACGTTTGGAAACGTCTATGCATACCATGATTGACAGACAGACGGACTCACTGGCTTTGCAGATGGATACCTTGACTTTTGATCGCTATCTGGAGCTGCGGCGTATCGATAATTATGGCGACTGGGCGGCCATGATGACGGAATATGCTATCGATGTTGATATGACCGATGTACTGGCCGCTGAAGAGTCGTTGGGTGTCGCAAGAACGGCCGCGATAGATTCTATTACATTGGTGAATGACCCCTATTCGTTTCGCAAGGAAATACATATTGCCGACTCCGTCAACTCGGTCTGGTTGCTTATGTATCTCGAGGGGCTGACGCTGCAGCAATCTCTCGATAAGCTGGCGGGTATCGTCCGGGAGAACGAACAAAAACTGATTAACGCGCGCGACAAGGTGCTGGCAGGGCCATTTGGAGAGCGTATTGACGTAAGAAGATATCTCACTGAATTAGAACATCTGGCATCGGGCAATGCCGAGTTTCATGCCATCAGCACGCGTTATTTCGGCAAGGATTTTAAAGGAAAACGCTTTATTTCGGGTGAGGTCACCATCAAGCCGCTGCCTTCTACGGATGAAATTGCTGCCGCAGATATTGCCGAACGTCAGGCAACCCGCCGCGGATAG
- a CDS encoding alkene reductase, with the protein MKIEKLFSPLKVGSATLPNRVFMAPLTRLRSIEPGDIPTPLMAEYYAQRASAGLIVTEATQISFQAKGYAGAPGLHTPEQIAAWKKITQAVHDKNGHIAVQLWHVGRISHSSLQPGQQAPVAPSAINADSRTTVRDETGAWVRVPTSTPRALETEEIPGIINDFRQASANAREAGFDFIELHAAHGYLLHQFMSPASNQRTDQYGGNIENRTRLTLEVVDATIAEWGSEHIGIRISPLGPFNGLDNGEDQEEAALYLVEELNKRNIAFLHISEPDWAGGKPYSNAFRDSVRARFKGVIVGAGAYTAEKAEELINKGFIDAVAFGRSYIANPDLVERFKQNAPLNEPHAETFYGGGAEGYTDYPTL; encoded by the coding sequence ATGAAGATTGAAAAATTGTTCTCCCCGCTGAAGGTTGGCTCTGCAACGTTGCCAAACCGCGTGTTTATGGCCCCGCTGACGCGTCTTCGCAGCATTGAGCCTGGCGATATCCCTACTCCGCTGATGGCCGAATATTATGCCCAGCGCGCCAGTGCCGGTCTGATCGTGACCGAAGCCACCCAGATTTCTTTCCAGGCGAAAGGCTATGCCGGCGCTCCGGGGCTGCATACCCCAGAGCAGATCGCCGCGTGGAAAAAAATCACCCAGGCCGTACACGATAAAAACGGCCATATCGCCGTTCAGTTGTGGCATGTGGGCCGCATCTCCCACAGCAGCCTGCAACCGGGCCAACAGGCACCGGTAGCCCCTTCCGCGATCAATGCCGACTCCCGCACCACCGTGCGCGACGAAACCGGTGCCTGGGTGCGGGTTCCAACCTCGACCCCGCGTGCGCTGGAAACCGAAGAGATCCCAGGCATTATTAACGATTTCCGCCAGGCAAGCGCCAATGCGCGTGAGGCCGGTTTCGACTTTATCGAACTGCACGCGGCCCACGGTTATCTGCTGCACCAGTTCATGTCCCCAGCCTCCAACCAGCGCACCGATCAGTACGGCGGCAATATCGAAAACCGTACGCGCCTGACGCTGGAAGTGGTGGACGCAACCATCGCTGAATGGGGTTCAGAGCATATCGGCATCCGCATTTCGCCGCTGGGCCCGTTCAATGGCCTGGATAACGGTGAAGATCAGGAAGAAGCGGCGCTGTATCTGGTCGAAGAGTTGAATAAGCGCAACATCGCTTTCCTGCACATTTCCGAACCGGACTGGGCAGGCGGCAAACCTTATTCCAACGCCTTCCGCGATTCGGTACGCGCCCGCTTTAAAGGGGTGATCGTCGGCGCAGGCGCCTATACCGCCGAGAAAGCCGAAGAGCTGATCAACAAAGGCTTTATCGATGCGGTAGCCTTTGGCCGCAGCTATATCGCCAACCCGGATCTGGTCGAGCGTTTCAAACAGAACGCACCGCTGAACGAACCGCATGCGGAAACCTTCTACGGCGGCGGCGCCGAAGGTTATACCGATTATCCGACGCTGTAA
- a CDS encoding TetR/AcrR family transcriptional regulator yields MLVSIMTKHAHCPVDTREHLLATGETLSLRLGFTGMGLSELLTTAGVPKGSFYHYFRSKEAFGESMLQRYFEHYDAEMQRLFSDDKSDARHQLLSYYAQAISFHCRSECHNACLAVKLSAEVSDLSEPMRHALETGTARVIGHLQDAIERGIREGSLSIAMSPAATAETLYSLWLGASLRAKIRRSVAPLTSALESIELLLRPPQP; encoded by the coding sequence ATGCTTGTCTCCATTATGACGAAACATGCGCACTGCCCCGTAGATACCCGTGAACATCTGCTCGCTACCGGCGAGACACTTAGCCTGCGCCTGGGTTTTACCGGCATGGGGCTGAGCGAACTGCTGACCACGGCAGGTGTGCCGAAAGGCTCGTTTTATCACTATTTCCGCTCGAAGGAAGCCTTCGGCGAAAGCATGCTGCAGCGTTATTTCGAGCACTACGATGCTGAGATGCAACGGCTGTTTAGCGACGATAAAAGCGACGCTCGCCACCAGTTGCTGAGCTATTACGCCCAGGCGATCAGCTTCCATTGCCGCAGCGAATGCCATAACGCCTGCCTGGCGGTGAAACTCTCAGCCGAAGTGAGCGACCTGTCGGAACCCATGCGCCACGCCCTGGAGACCGGCACCGCACGGGTGATTGGCCACCTGCAGGATGCCATCGAGCGCGGCATCCGCGAAGGTTCGTTGTCGATAGCCATGAGCCCGGCTGCCACCGCAGAAACGCTGTACTCACTGTGGCTTGGCGCCTCGCTGCGAGCCAAAATCCGCCGTTCGGTCGCCCCGCTGACCAGCGCGCTGGAAAGTATCGAATTGCTGTTGCGCCCGCCGCAGCCGTAA
- the eptA gene encoding phosphoethanolamine transferase EptA translates to MWLRQRLQCNSLEFILASAVFFTLFQNALFLHKAWSYINFDSVHNLIFAATMPVVIFCALNIIFSVLTVPFLRKPLMIFFLLGSAAANYFMFSYGVVIDGNMMQNAFETNPQEATALLTPRMGLWLALLGILPAVLVCFTEIRITRPWWYMAGLRAANVMLSVVVILIIAALFYKDYASLIRNNKSVVKMLTPSNFVSGTIKFTQQRYFTHNLPLVKIGEDARKGPLIAGQQKKSLVILVVGETARAENFSLGGYGRDTNPRLKQDNVLYFKNASSCGTETAISVPCMFSNMPRKDYDATLATHQEGMLDVLAHASVNVLWRENDGGCKGACDRVPHVDMTKLKLPQDCDGDVCMDNVLLYKLNDYINGLKDDGVIVLHQMGSHGPAYFRRSTPEFQKFSPTCDSNQIQDCTHEQLVNTYDNSLLYTDAMLDDTIKLLQQHSDKFNTALVYLSDHGESLGENGMYLHGTPYVFAPSQQTHVPFLMWMSADYERSFKVDRQCLSNMAEKDEISQDNLFHTLLGMLNVQTREYQPQLDILHRCRNVA, encoded by the coding sequence ATGTGGTTACGTCAACGCTTACAGTGCAACAGCCTGGAGTTTATCCTCGCCAGCGCCGTGTTTTTCACTCTGTTCCAGAACGCGTTATTCCTGCATAAGGCCTGGTCGTATATCAATTTCGATAGCGTCCACAACCTGATCTTCGCTGCCACCATGCCGGTAGTGATTTTCTGCGCGTTGAACATTATCTTCAGCGTATTGACCGTGCCTTTCCTGCGCAAACCGCTGATGATTTTCTTTCTGCTCGGCAGCGCGGCCGCCAACTACTTTATGTTCAGCTACGGCGTGGTGATCGACGGCAACATGATGCAAAACGCCTTCGAAACCAACCCGCAAGAGGCGACCGCCCTGTTGACGCCGCGCATGGGGTTATGGTTGGCGCTGCTTGGCATTTTGCCTGCGGTGTTGGTGTGTTTTACCGAGATCCGCATCACCCGCCCGTGGTGGTATATGGCCGGGCTGCGCGCCGCCAACGTGATGCTCTCGGTGGTGGTGATCCTGATTATCGCCGCGCTGTTTTATAAGGATTACGCCTCGCTGATCCGCAACAACAAAAGCGTGGTGAAAATGCTGACGCCGTCGAACTTCGTTTCCGGCACCATCAAGTTTACCCAACAGCGCTATTTTACCCATAACCTGCCGCTGGTGAAAATCGGCGAAGATGCACGTAAAGGGCCATTGATCGCCGGGCAACAAAAGAAATCCCTGGTGATCCTGGTCGTGGGGGAAACCGCCCGCGCCGAGAATTTCTCGCTCGGCGGCTACGGGCGCGACACCAATCCGCGCCTGAAGCAAGACAATGTGCTGTACTTTAAAAACGCCAGCTCCTGCGGTACCGAAACGGCGATCTCTGTCCCCTGCATGTTCTCCAATATGCCGCGCAAGGACTACGACGCCACGCTGGCGACCCACCAGGAAGGCATGCTCGACGTGCTGGCGCATGCCAGCGTCAACGTACTTTGGCGTGAAAACGACGGTGGGTGCAAAGGCGCCTGCGATCGCGTGCCGCACGTCGACATGACCAAGCTGAAACTGCCGCAGGATTGCGACGGCGACGTCTGTATGGATAACGTGCTGCTGTATAAGCTGAATGACTACATCAACGGCCTGAAAGACGATGGCGTGATCGTGTTGCACCAGATGGGTAGCCACGGGCCGGCCTATTTCCGCCGCAGCACGCCGGAGTTCCAGAAGTTTTCGCCAACCTGCGACAGCAATCAGATCCAGGATTGTACCCATGAGCAGTTGGTAAATACTTATGACAACTCACTGCTGTATACCGACGCGATGCTGGACGACACCATCAAGCTGCTGCAACAGCACAGCGATAAATTCAATACCGCGCTGGTTTACCTCTCCGATCACGGCGAATCCTTGGGTGAAAATGGCATGTACCTGCACGGCACGCCTTACGTGTTTGCCCCCAGCCAGCAAACCCACGTTCCTTTCCTGATGTGGATGTCCGCCGACTATGAGCGCAGCTTCAAGGTTGACCGCCAGTGCCTGAGTAACATGGCCGAAAAGGATGAGATCTCGCAAGACAATCTGTTCCATACCCTGCTCGGTATGCTGAACGTGCAAACCCGCGAGTATCAGCCGCAACTGGATATTTTGCATCGCTGCCGCAACGTGGCATAA
- a CDS encoding NAD(P)-dependent oxidoreductase — translation MKVAIIGATGFVGRRVVDEALARGLQVTAIARQPKDLPDNANLTVALGDIADTEWLAKQLAGQDAVISAYNPGWAEDNLYEKTSTGAQKILNAVEKAGVKRLLVVGGAGSLEVAPGVELVDTPQFPENIRPGAQAVRDLRNKLRNGSPLDWTYLSPAALLEPGKRTGQFRLGTTQLLMNGQAPASISVEDLSVAIIDEIEKPQFIKAQFTAAY, via the coding sequence ATGAAAGTAGCCATTATTGGAGCAACAGGTTTTGTAGGCCGCCGCGTGGTGGACGAAGCGCTGGCGCGCGGCTTGCAAGTGACGGCGATTGCACGTCAGCCCAAGGATCTGCCGGACAATGCCAACCTGACCGTGGCGCTGGGTGACATCGCCGACACCGAATGGCTGGCGAAACAGCTGGCGGGCCAGGACGCAGTAATCAGCGCCTATAACCCAGGCTGGGCGGAAGATAACCTGTACGAAAAAACCAGCACCGGCGCACAGAAAATCCTGAACGCCGTGGAAAAGGCCGGCGTTAAGCGCCTGTTGGTGGTCGGCGGCGCCGGCAGCCTGGAGGTCGCGCCGGGCGTTGAACTGGTAGACACCCCACAGTTCCCGGAAAATATCCGCCCGGGCGCACAGGCAGTGCGTGATTTACGCAACAAGCTGCGTAACGGCTCGCCGCTGGACTGGACCTATCTTTCCCCTGCCGCGTTGCTGGAACCCGGCAAGCGCACCGGTCAGTTCCGTCTCGGCACCACCCAGTTACTGATGAATGGCCAGGCGCCGGCCAGTATCTCGGTAGAAGATTTGTCGGTAGCCATTATCGATGAGATCGAAAAACCGCAGTTTATTAAAGCGCAGTTTACCGCCGCTTACTAA
- a CDS encoding LysR substrate-binding domain-containing protein: protein MDKLNRMAVFATVVAEGSLAGAARRLGMTPSAVSQHMRSLEKALGVPLLHRSTRRLALTEAGAAFYPGCEAMLFQAQQAEQRLAELRDTLVGELRIATTVGIGGRPLAEAMAPLLLAHPKLTLRVLADDRIVDMIEQRIDIALRVNRQLADANMIAHPLAEWPMVLCAAPRYLSQHGVPETPQDLMQHRWISGIYSGAHLDLHHLGGQQLKLRLAEGQIVSDSMTVMRAFTRSGLGISVQPLNEIEDELQRGELIQLMPEWRPAPLRLHALTLERAMPEKNRQALRYLRDYFRRHTEKSLASGANGVFN from the coding sequence GTGGATAAACTGAATCGAATGGCGGTATTCGCCACCGTGGTGGCGGAAGGATCGCTGGCCGGCGCCGCCCGGCGGTTGGGCATGACGCCATCGGCGGTCAGCCAGCATATGCGTTCGCTGGAAAAAGCGCTCGGCGTGCCGTTATTGCACCGCTCCACGCGGCGATTGGCGCTCACCGAAGCGGGCGCGGCGTTCTATCCCGGCTGCGAAGCGATGTTGTTTCAGGCGCAGCAGGCGGAACAGCGGCTGGCGGAATTGCGCGACACCCTGGTGGGGGAGCTGCGTATCGCCACCACGGTCGGCATTGGCGGTCGCCCGCTGGCGGAGGCGATGGCGCCGCTGCTGCTGGCGCACCCTAAACTGACGCTGCGCGTATTGGCGGACGATCGGATCGTCGACATGATTGAGCAGCGTATCGATATCGCGCTGCGGGTCAATCGTCAGTTGGCGGATGCGAATATGATCGCCCACCCGCTGGCCGAGTGGCCGATGGTGCTTTGCGCCGCGCCGCGTTATCTCAGCCAGCACGGGGTGCCGGAGACGCCGCAGGATTTGATGCAACACCGCTGGATTTCTGGTATTTACAGTGGCGCGCATCTGGATTTGCACCATCTTGGCGGACAGCAGCTTAAATTACGGCTGGCGGAAGGGCAGATCGTCAGCGACAGCATGACCGTCATGCGCGCCTTTACTCGCAGCGGTCTCGGGATTTCGGTTCAGCCGCTGAATGAAATTGAGGACGAATTGCAGCGCGGGGAGCTTATCCAACTGATGCCGGAATGGCGGCCCGCGCCGCTGCGGCTGCACGCGCTGACGCTGGAAAGGGCGATGCCCGAGAAAAATCGGCAGGCGCTGCGCTATTTGCGCGACTATTTTCGCCGCCATACTGAAAAGTCACTTGCCAGCGGCGCTAATGGCGTCTTCAATTAG
- a CDS encoding DUF1289 domain-containing protein: MPQQLEFFDIPSPCRGICQADERGFCRGCLRSREERFGWMQMSDAQKRDVLRLCHQRFLRLQRANKQPDEPQPEQPSLF; the protein is encoded by the coding sequence GTGCCGCAGCAGCTAGAGTTTTTCGACATCCCCAGCCCGTGTCGCGGTATTTGCCAGGCCGATGAGCGCGGTTTCTGCCGTGGCTGCCTGCGCAGTCGCGAGGAGCGTTTTGGCTGGATGCAAATGAGCGACGCGCAAAAACGCGACGTGCTGCGCCTGTGCCACCAACGCTTCCTGCGCCTGCAACGCGCCAACAAACAACCTGACGAACCGCAACCGGAACAGCCTTCGCTGTTCTGA